DNA sequence from the Vicia villosa cultivar HV-30 ecotype Madison, WI linkage group LG3, Vvil1.0, whole genome shotgun sequence genome:
AACCGTGTTTAAGTCACTTTCCAGTTTCCATCCAAGCATTCTATATTCTATAAACTGCAGTTGGGGCATGAAAAAAATTAGGAATCACAATACCCTCATGATtctattagaaaataaaaaaatactcaCAGCCATGTTGTAGCCTTGGAGAGTGAAACATTTGGTTAAATGCCTCAGAGGAGATACAAACACTTTCTTGCAATCCTATTTGTTTGTTACGTCCATATTATTCCAAGTTCATAAAACCTTTCTTTCCTGGACAAAGAAACTACTTGTAAGGGTTTagacaacagaaaaataaaagaagtaaTGCAAAACAGATTGAGAAAAGATATACAATTGTTTTGTCTCTCGCTTTCCAATTTGTTCTCTTTGAATCTCCTTCATCTCAGAATCAACCTTGtgaacaaaaatatattattaaacataaaaATCAATCCCATAACGAATCTAAGGAGAAAAGTAAACATCGAAGAACGCGATGGACGGAATTTTAACATAATAGTTATggacaaacaaaaataaaatgtcGGTAACTAGATAACCGAATTATATAATAGACTATCTATAATAGCAATGAAATTCAATACACaaccatttattttcttttcatttgatAAACTCACTATAAAAATACATCTAACAGAATGTTGCTTAAtggattaaaatttaataatgcaGCATAAGTGATGGCGTCGAGACAATAGATGTTATTAGACAATACATCATGCAGAATGTTGCTTATATAGCTAATACTTAATATCATTTCTATAACATACTCAATGTTCATTTGTTCACAATAAAGTATAAACCATCATGACCTCATGAATTGATtctattaaaaaagaaacaaagagtACAATTAGAACTCACAATTTTAGACTTCTTGAGCAATCCATTTATGATATCTTGTTGCAATTGTCAATCCTTTTTCAGTGACCGATGTCAGCAGCAGAAAGAGGAAGCATTTAATTTCAATTTGAACCCCAAATGAAACCAAAACCTAGATTAGGAAGAAAATGTTATATCCATAAACACCTGAAATGAAAcatatttattgatgatattcatATTTATAACAGGAAACACGAAAGATTATTTTGGTGACTCACCTTGATTTAATAACTCAATTGATGATTTCGTAGTCTATATATATTTTGGGAATGTGAGAAATCTTACGCCACTCTTTCCCTTTCTTCCTTTGCAAATTTGCTTTCAACAACTGACAATAAAAGATATGCAGTTCTTTAAGAGAGGAAGGCAGTTCCCCCTTTTCTGGCAATGACTTGAgcttgggtgcagcagaaatgtGAAGCGTATGGAGAGAGGTAAGATGTCGAAGCCACTTCCCATCCAAGCATTCTTTCTTATCGAGACGAGAGATCCCTAAGGAAACGAGATTAGTGGGTAGAAATGGAACTTGCGTTGTCATCACCCCCTTCACAATATCATCACCCTCAATATCCAGCTTTGAAAGAGAAGTGAGATGTTGCCAAGTTGTATTCCACAAAATCCCTCCGACAGAGCCAATCTGCAACTCTCGCAGACTGATAGGCAGATCATCTATGGAAAACGATTGCAGATTTGGAAGTTTAGTAATTGTCATTTCTTGAAGGCTAGTTAGATTCTTTATTGATTCAGATAGAGAAATTAACTTCTCACAACTCCACAAAATTAAATAAGTGAGTTTAGGAATGGGTAATCGACTTAAGGAAACTGACTCCAGTTCTCTGCAATCCCTTACATAGATGCTTCCAAGAAACACTAGATTTGCTTCCGATGCATCTTCTGCTATTGATATGGATTTTAAATGTTTACAATCGAAAATAGATAGACTTTTGAGGACAGGGAGAGAGCCCAAGGTAAatgatgtcattgaattacaactATCTAATATCTGCAAATCCTCCAGTGATGAATAATTATGAAAAGATTCATGAGAAAAGAAATCCAGATTCTCACAGGAAAGGATAGAGAGAGATCGTAAGGTTTTGGGAAGACCGTCTCTCGGAAAGGATGTTAGAGATGGAATTCTGGATAAGGTCAACTTTTGAAGAGAATTGAGACAAATCACCAATTGGCTGAATACGTCAGATGGTGGGTTTGTAATAGAATGTCTTGACCCCATCAATAAGGGACAATCCCTTAAGTTAAGGTTGGCAAGTGAAGGAAGATTGTTGGGTGTCATCCCTTCAAGTTCGGGACAATTTTTAAGTGACAATCTTTCAAGCTTAGGAAGGTTGCCAGGTATGTTTTCTCTCAGTTTTGGACAGCGCTTTACAGACAAACGTATAAGACTAGGAAACTCTATGGATGTACCTCCAATCAACTTCCATTCCTCCCACTCTGGCATATCTTCAAAGCTTAGAGTCTCTAAAGACGTAAATGGTTGAAATGAAGAAGAACCACTTCCATAGAACACGGTACCAACACTCTTTACAGATTCCATCTCACTAAAAAAGATTTCTTTTAGATTACCTAGTTGCCCGAGGGATGGTAGCACTGAAGTTTTTTTACACCTTGTGATCTTCAAAGACACCATGTTTACAAATAAAGGATCTCCCACCCAATTTGATAATTGGTCTCCACCATATCCAAAGATGGTCAAACTCTTCAAATTTGTCGACGGACGCAGCCGTTCGAGTACTTGTATTTGTGAGTTTGAAGGAGCCTTGTAAGACCATCCTAGTTCCAACTCGTCAATTTCTTTCTTCAACTCCAAGTTTGCTTGAGAAGCATGGGATGAGTCAATTACATTTTCAAGTTGTGAGATGAAAAGGCTTCCTCGTAGATGGGGAAATTTCCCAagatcttcaatcttcaatccaACATCCTTAACGCGGCTCACAATAAAGTCCGACAATGTTTGTAGATTTTCTAATTTGGATATTTGTGCCGGCATTTTCTTCAAATCAGTGCCTCTGATGTCAAGGTGTCGTAGTTTCACCAAATTCCCCGTGTCTTTTGGCAATTCAATGAGTTTACTGCAATATGACAACAACAATGTCTGCAAATTGTAAAGCTTGCATGTTTCTGAAGGCAACTTTCTAATTTGAGTGCCAGAGAGATTCAAGTATCGCAAGTAAATTAAATTTCCAATAGAGTTGGGTAGCTCTACGATATTTCTGTAGCTTGAAAGAGACAACACGTGTAATTGTGTCATTGTCGACAACAAATCAGAAAATAACTTCGACGATACAGAACTATTATAATCCCATGCAGCTTGTAATGGCATGGGAAGAAAGGTTTGTAGACCTTTTAATCCATGCAATATTTCAAATTTATCGAATGAGTTATATTCTTCCCTATCAAATGACAAGTGTCTCACTCTTTTATCTACCCTTTCATCTGGCCTATGATTGTCCAACCTAGTGCAATATGGAGATGATACTCTCATAGCTAAATCATTGATGAGGTCGTGCATTTTAAAGTATGCTTTCTCATCACCAATAAACCATTGAAGTATCAGAGACCTCGACACTAGTTCATCAAAGTATTCTTCAGCTACTTTTTCCCAACTTTTCTCACTTTTTGGTTGAGGTACTAAGCCTTCTCCAATCCACAATTGAACCACCATCTTTTTCACTAAGATTGAGTTCTTTGGAAAAACTGAACAATGAGCAAAGCATCCTTTTAAAGAAGCTGGAAGATAACGGTAGCTCAATAACAGAGCTGGCTGCACTTCATCATGTGTTTGTTCCCAAATACTATTGTTCAATACATCACTCCAATATTCTTGTGACAATTTGGTTCGAAGAATACCCCCCAATGCTACTGCAGCTAATGGTAAACCTCCACATTTTTTGGCAATTTCTCTACCAATTATTTCTAGATTGGGATGTTGTTGGTAGTTTCTTTCTACAAATGCATGTCTCGCTATTAAAGACCAGGAATCTTCAATTTCCAAAGATCTTAAATGGTGGACATAGAGAGATTTTAGCCTGGGTAAGGCAACCCTTTCATCACGAGTTGTGATGATGATCTTACTCCCTTTTTGGCCAACATTAAAGATATCAATTAGACTATTCCAACCAACATATCTTCCAAGCCATATATCATCCAATACAAGTAAAAACTTGTTGTTACTTAAAGTTCGCTGCAATTGTACTTGGGGATTATTCAACTCATTAGATGAATCTGTTTTTGGAGTGACAGATTCAAGAAGGGTTTTAGTGAGAGCTACAACATCAAGATCTTTTGAGACATGTGCCCACCCTCTAACCTCAAAATTATCCTTCACATGATGATCATTGTAAAGGAGTTTAGCTAGTGTTGTTTTTCCTAATCCTCCCATACCCACAATAGAAATCACTCCTATGCTTTCACCATCATTGCCACCCTCTAACAGCAAAAACTCTTTAAGTTTCTTTTTGTCATCATCTCTGCCATAAATAGCAGTTTCATCTCCCAAAACAGAAGTTGTAGGAGATACATTCCAAACACAGTTGGAAACACCTTCTTTCAATCCAAGATTTTGGTTTCTCAAATGTTCAAATCTTTCAAATAATTTGTGCAGTTTAGAATTGATCTTTTTATTAAACCTTTGAAAATAATCTAAAAACTTTTTAAGAACCTGACCACCTTCAGCTTTGCACCTTAAAGCTTCAGTGTTGAGTTCGTCGAACAGTTGGTCAGCTTCAAAGACAGCATCTTGCAATTTCTCCAGCCACTTGTTGACAGCAGGGTTAGCGATCTGTTTGTCTTCAGCATCATAAAGTACAGATTGAAGACTCAGCAGTGTTATCTCCAGCTTTTCCAACAGCTCAACGTCAAGCTTAGTCCTCCGAAACAAAACAAGAAACTCACCAGAAACGACCTTTTTCACCAGCATCTCCATGGAAGCTGAAAGAAGCGCTCCTCCAACAATGGCAGCCATAACTTAGTTCAACAAAGTAATATAGTAAGATTTGATTCAGAAAATGCAACGTAGAAGAAGGAAATGCAGGTTGACAAGAGTTATTATAGAAAGATATTTCAACTGCTTTTTGGATGGTGAATTGATTGTGTCCACTACTTTTTTATTACCGCCTAATGATTGATAGTACTCAATAGTAATAGTAATACTgtttcttttttttggaaaagtaatACTAGTAATACTGTAATTTGTCATACATATTAAATATAGTCAAATAAAAACAACGTAATATCTATCTATAATAATAGCGTGCCAGTAGTATGCTATAGAAGTTGATTGACTTGCTTATTATTTGAGTCCACTGCTTTTATTTTCATTGTTAGGTGTCAAGTCT
Encoded proteins:
- the LOC131593277 gene encoding putative disease resistance RPP13-like protein 1 gives rise to the protein MAAIVGGALLSASMEMLVKKVVSGEFLVLFRRTKLDVELLEKLEITLLSLQSVLYDAEDKQIANPAVNKWLEKLQDAVFEADQLFDELNTEALRCKAEGGQVLKKFLDYFQRFNKKINSKLHKLFERFEHLRNQNLGLKEGVSNCVWNVSPTTSVLGDETAIYGRDDDKKKLKEFLLLEGGNDGESIGVISIVGMGGLGKTTLAKLLYNDHHVKDNFEVRGWAHVSKDLDVVALTKTLLESVTPKTDSSNELNNPQVQLQRTLSNNKFLLVLDDIWLGRYVGWNSLIDIFNVGQKGSKIIITTRDERVALPRLKSLYVHHLRSLEIEDSWSLIARHAFVERNYQQHPNLEIIGREIAKKCGGLPLAAVALGGILRTKLSQEYWSDVLNNSIWEQTHDEVQPALLLSYRYLPASLKGCFAHCSVFPKNSILVKKMVVQLWIGEGLVPQPKSEKSWEKVAEEYFDELVSRSLILQWFIGDEKAYFKMHDLINDLAMRVSSPYCTRLDNHRPDERVDKRVRHLSFDREEYNSFDKFEILHGLKGLQTFLPMPLQAAWDYNSSVSSKLFSDLLSTMTQLHVLSLSSYRNIVELPNSIGNLIYLRYLNLSGTQIRKLPSETCKLYNLQTLLLSYCSKLIELPKDTGNLVKLRHLDIRGTDLKKMPAQISKLENLQTLSDFIVSRVKDVGLKIEDLGKFPHLRGSLFISQLENVIDSSHASQANLELKKEIDELELGWSYKAPSNSQIQVLERLRPSTNLKSLTIFGYGGDQLSNWVGDPLFVNMVSLKITRCKKTSVLPSLGQLGNLKEIFFSEMESVKSVGTVFYGSGSSSFQPFTSLETLSFEDMPEWEEWKLIGGTSIEFPSLIRLSVKRCPKLRENIPGNLPKLERLSLKNCPELEGMTPNNLPSLANLNLRDCPLLMGSRHSITNPPSDVFSQLVICLNSLQKLTLSRIPSLTSFPRDGLPKTLRSLSILSCENLDFFSHESFHNYSSLEDLQILDSCNSMTSFTLGSLPVLKSLSIFDCKHLKSISIAEDASEANLVFLGSIYVRDCRELESVSLSRLPIPKLTYLILWSCEKLISLSESIKNLTSLQEMTITKLPNLQSFSIDDLPISLRELQIGSVGGILWNTTWQHLTSLSKLDIEGDDIVKGVMTTQVPFLPTNLVSLGISRLDKKECLDGKWLRHLTSLHTLHISAAPKLKSLPEKGELPSSLKELHIFYCQLLKANLQRKKGKEWRKISHIPKIYIDYEIIN